GTACGTGCTCGTCATGCTCATCTCTCTCCTGAGGAATTGTCTCCAGACAAGATGCACAAGAAGAATGAGAAGGAAAATCCTGGTTCAAAGACCGTGGTAATTATACTGGTTTTCGGATCATGTCATCTTGAGATTGTGGACCCACCTTCTTCTATTAAATGCTTGGCTTGATTTAGATGTAATTTTGGCTGTTCATTGTTTTTATTTGGCTTTCTGTATTTaccttttaaattcttttaaggtataatattttgatttgCTCAAGATAACAGttcacacacacatatatatatatatttatgtaatCCATAGAGAATTTTTCTTGCCTTGTTTTTAAAAACATCGTCTATATTGCAGGTGAAGGGAGAGATGACAAAATCACAATCCAATATGAGATATATTTCAATTGAAAAGCTACTTAGCAATAGTTTTGCCCGGCAGGTATTTTGATAATGTTAGTATGTTTTGATTCATTGTTTGGCTAGTATGCGGCGAGCTAGTCTTGTCTAATTGATGATTTAATTTTGTACTTGAAGTTGTTGGAATCAACACCAAGAAACAAACCAATCAAAATCAAGTGCGTTCCTTCCAAAAATGATTCTGCTTGGAAATGGTTGGAGCGCTGGATGTCTGTTTCATCGTTGGATGTCTTGGAGCCGAAGAAAGAAGAATTAGTCCCTGATcaaatggaagaagaaactgaggagctgaagaaagaagaatcagAAGACACTGAGCAATTGAAACGAGAAATTGTGGAATCTCATGTTGAAGACCAAATTGACTCAAAACCGTTGTCTGAAACAGAAGATTTGAACTCCAGCACCATCAAATCAGTTTCACCATCTGAAAGTGAAGATTTAATTAGTTATGATGCCAATAACTTACAATCTCAGACCTCCCGCTCTCCATCTTCATTAGTAAAGGATAATCTGGAGCAGCCTCTGCCTGAAACTGCCAGAACACCTGAAGCTGAAGAGATATCAACTAAGGTTAGTTCTGTACAACATCCGAAAGTACAGATGGATAGTGTAGGTTTACAAACAGAGTCGAACTCCTCTTCTGATAAACCTCCGATGGACATGGAGCAAGTCAATCCTCTGAAAAGATTAGCACCCGAACAATTGGAGAATGAGGGTAAGAAATTTGGATCAAGAAAGGTGAAGAATCCCTCATTTATCAATGCCCAGGCAAAATTTGAACAGTTGAGTTTGGCACCAGATTCAATTGGAACAATTAGTTCAATGCATCAAGATGATGGAACCGAACCTCATTTAGAAACAATTTCATCTACATCGGATACTGTACCAAGAATGAAGGAGCCAAGTGCAGATAAAAATATCGTCCTTCCTGCATCTAGGATAACTCAAGTTGGTGGCTCTGAATGTGGCACCGAGCTCTCTATTTCTTCCACCCTTGATTCACCTGATATATCTGAAGCAGGAGCGGCAGATTCACATACAAATGATGTTTCAAAGAAAGGAGTCGAAGATCCTAGCAGTGATCTAAGCGCAGAAGTTGAAATTGAGGCTTCTACTACTCCAATGCAAAATGATATCCAACTTCTTGTGGATCAACCAGAAGAAGCTAGTGAAGCTAACGGCCATTCCATCACTTCAGTAGCTGTTGTAGACCCTGCCCCAAGTGAATCAAAGCTAGAGAGAAGTTCATCAGATCAAGACAAAGAACAGGAGGCTGATACGGTTCATGATCATCTAACATATAAATCATCTCCAGAAGCTTCTCCAAGAAGCCATTTAACTGTTCCAGAATCCCAAGGAACACCTTCTAGTCAGGTATCAATAAAGGCTAAACGGGATAAAACTGATAAAACAGTCTCTTTCCAAAAGCAAAATTCTCCATCAGCAGGAAAGAAATCACCATCCAGTTTAAATCGCAATTCTGGCACGAGGAGTAGTACAGATAATTCTTACAAAGATCAGAAGACTGGGAAAAGAAGAAATTCATTTGAAGCACGGCAGGAAAATGTTGAAAAGGAATTAAAAGAGAGTAGTAGTAGTAGCTCTCTTCCTCACTTCATGCAAGCCACACAATCCGCTAGAGCCAAAGCCCATTCAACTAACTCTCCAAGATCAAGTCCGGATGTTCAAGATGGAGAGTACATCAAGAAAAGGCATTCCTTACCTGCTGATGGCCGGCAAGGATCTCCACGCATTCAGCAGCCAACATCTCGAACCCAGCAGGGAGCGAAGGGAAATGGTACGCACTTCTCTCAACTGAACtcttacacacacacacacacacacacaacaaaaaagaaaaaaaaaatgggaggaGAAGAAAATAGGGCCAAATCGGATCTGCTTAAAAATCACAAGGTTTAATATGTGCACTTAAAAGCTAAGCTCAAGTGTTTTGGTGTGGCCTGCTCGAGTATTGATGTCTATATGAATGTAAATTCATACATGCTCATTGTACATAAACTAACACGAGCACAAGTGATGACTTTAGTATACGTAAATTCATGTTTGCTTTTGTGCATATATGATATATCTACAATTTTACTACGTGAGAAGTTATTCTAGGATGTGCCTGCATGTACTTTGATCATATTCAAGATGAGTTAGTTATTTTGAAAAGTGACATCTCCTTTTCTGAATCCTACTTTCAGAGAAAATGTGGCGAAGGTAAAGCAGCTAACGACGTGGTCGTAATGCCTGGactaaaatatgcaaggatacaACTTGACCTCAAGGTGTGCAACTTGACCTCAAGGTGTGCAACTAATTTCTGATCTACATTTTCATGACGCTTAGTTAATCAAGCCAAAAGATATGGATCTGCTCAGGAAAGATGTGTAAATTGTCATTTCAATCTAATTGTTTGATTGTTATCTCTCCATTTTCCCCCTCCcctttaaaaaattttctatcacCTGTTTGTAACAAGTTGGGGTCATTGTGTGCGTGTTATTTAGTAGGTTTGTGACAAATGTTTTGGCTTGTGTATGTGTTTGAGGTTACTACAATGTGATGAAGAGATTCAAAggatatatatttctttgtttttttttcctccagaTTTTTACCTTAATAAGCAGAATATGATTGAGCTCTCATACCTCTATTTCTCATGTACCTAtactttaatttcattttgatcaCATCACTGAAAATGGTTATATTCTCTTCATTTTAGTCAGCAGGTTTGTACTTTCCCCAACTTCTTTAATTAACCAGAGGAGCTTTCTTGTCATTTATGGCTAGAAAGGAACAAAagggaaaaagatgaaaaaaaaaaaacttgaattgTTTTGgtcccatttgataatcattttattttttatttttgtttttgaaaattaagtctgtatcatccacatttcttactctgatttacatctttcttttaagtacaatgactgaatttttagctaaattcttaaaacaatataactttttgaaagttattttttttcctcaaaatttggcttcattttctaaatcattaGTGAAAAGTAGGTAAATGGAAGAAATCTAGTGGTAAAAATAGTGTTCATAAGCTTATCAAAAGGGacctttattatttatttattattattatttcttgtGTATTTTCTAACGGAAACTTGAAAGAGACTCTTCTTAACGTTGCTAACTTGTTTATTGTATTGTTGcttgaatttcatttttcatttgttttccATAAAGGTTTAATTGGACGAGTATTTTGAAGtctcaattttacaaaaatgaatgtttatgaaaaaaGATTACAAAATGAGAAAGTTCAATaattttcatccacatttccataAAATTGGGACTTTGAATTTATATAGACattgacattttaaatttaaaataagggAATCAGTTCCTGTCCACCTTGTTCTGCAACTTCTTGAAATGGTGGATTATGCACACGTGATTTTGAACCATTTTAGACGACACTCACATTTGTTGTAAgagatattttataaaaaaataaaccaacAACTTTACAATTTTAATCCTCTTTCATGGTGGAGGACAACCATCCAATAGAGATGTATACCGTATATCGATTGGATTGAGTTGAGAGTATTTTTTGAACCATTTCGAAAATTCGGACTAATTGAGTTGATAATCCAATAAAATCTTTAACCCAATCCAAAGCTTAAAATTTagattgggttggattggattggattgtcaggttataatttaattttttttttaaagttaatcatatgtaaatttatctacaacacatgactaataactaaaatctcataaaattcaaatattaaatacaaaatatctatgatatttattataaactttaaacaaagacaactatcattacaattttaaaagaagaatATTAAAAATTCCCAAATTAATAAATGCaaagtaatcaaactttaaataaaaggaatatatatatatatatatatatatatattgggttgagttgggtcaacccaaattttttttaaccaagCGAAGgtccaacccaatccaatctaAGAACAAAATTAACCCAATTCAATCCTTACATTTTGAGTTGGATAGTCCAAGTTATTCGAGGTTGTCGAGTCATTTGAACACCTCTACCATTTAGGAAACTTAACAACCCAAGAAACCCAAAATCTCCTACAGAAGACTCATTCAAAACAATAGCCTTGTCCAGACCATTGCCAGTTTGAGCAAGACGATGCGCAACAGAAATGTTGGaacacaaaaggaaaaataaactCGTCTAAAGCTTTGGGTTAATACAAAAGTATCATCCACAATATTACAAATTTCAGTAAAGTTACTAGCCTTGTTCAATAGCTTTATCACCTCGAGTGAAGTTGAATCCACCATAATCACATTCGCCCTCTCCGAAAAAGCACATAGCAATCCTAAGACCCATTGCAGACTGCCTGAACTTCAAGAATCTCTATGCTTTGAAAGGATGAAAATCTCAAGAAGCCAACACCAAAGGGAGATTCGAAGGAGCCACGAATCACCCACCCAAGACCTCCTGAGTTGAAAGAAGCGCTCTAGGATGCGTCCACATTAAGTTTCCAAACGTCTGAGAAGGAGGTTTTAAgacaaaaccgaatttgaatCAAGTTCAATCCAACGGTCAAGAATTACTTTAAGATGTGAAAAAGAAACTTTAACTTCGgataaatttaaaatacttaTATAATCCCAAAGACGTCAAATGATTAGAAAAGCTGTTTTGAGGTCTTCATCTTAGAGCAAATCCACAATGTAGCCTAGATAGGAGAGGGTTATACTAATCAAGAAGAGAGAGCTTAAACATGGAAAGTAATTCAACCAAACTCGTTTTAAAAAATCTACAAAGTTTACTTTAGATGATAAATTCACTCATGTTTTAAGAATTTGGATGTTGTGATGCTTCACTTTTACTTCATTTGATTGAATTAAAGAAAGGGAGTACTTTTAATAAATGGTCCCAAATATTAGATCATTCTGATCCTACAGTTATTTAGTTGGCTTGGCAGCACTATATAGATATGCTATTAGTTAAAGATATGTTAATTACTTATTATAATCATTCGATGATCACATCGAACAATAGTTAAAGCGAGTTTAACGATCATTGATATGTACTTTCTCTCTCAAAGATGGAAGGTATAagtattatactaaaaaataatcGATCAATATTGATAAACGCACACGACTCTCTATTTGAACAATATGTAAAATATATTATCATTTttcttataattatttatatattttcttctcaagtttttatatttttttttcttctcaagttactttcttatatattttttatggtaCATTCCTCGTCccaatcaaatataatataacatagttCATTTGATTAAAGTATATGTATTCAATCAAGAGGTTAGAGGTTCTAATCTTCTGCcctcaaagaagaagaaaagaaacaagatTATACaacataaaatgtttatttttttaaaaaaattattatcaatACATTACAAATATAAGATATAGATTCAAACTTATGATCTCAAACCTTAGAGACTTGTAaactttgaaaattatgtttacTCGGTcctcaaacttaaaaaatgCCAAATAGatcataaattttcattttttttatgtcaAATTGGTATGTAAATGTTTAAAGTGTCCAATGTTTCATTTTAacctatttaatatttttttatatataaaaactatggtcatattagacacaaatttcaaattatgtctatttttttagtacattaAAAATAGTAAGGTAAAgtactatttttttcttttgaaattaaggTAAAGTACTATTTTAGTTATGAGACTCATTTTAAGTTAATTCTTaatatgatttcttttttaaaaaaatcttagaaCTAATTCATCCTTATTAATAGTTTAATGTTAAATTTACAAAAtccgataaaaaaaaaaactaaaatataatattagtccctttccaaaatttatagagaaaatatttttttttagaatttaatttttaagaaaagttAACCATAAAATAATAACCAGAATTATTATAAGATTTATCTAAGTACATGAACCAAAtttggatattttttaaaaaagaagaataacTACTCAGAAACGAGTTTAGATTGTAATGTAATCTAAAATCCATGTTTGGATCATGCATCCTTGGTCCGATTTGTAATATAAACTCATTTCATTCcaataatttttaattcaacCCTCTTTCTCATCGCTTTCACGTTCCACAATCTCATTTCCGTCCTGCCCTCGATTCTTCATGTATTTCGACACTTATTTGATTTTCAGTAATCTTGATTACATTACaactagggttggcaacggggtcGGGAGCGTCCCCCATCCCCGACCCTGTGGGGAAAATTCTTCCCCATCCCCGCCCCCGTAAGGAAACGGGTCCATGCGGGCCCCATTCCCCGTTTCCTTGATGAGaatccacatttttttttaattaaaatttgattttatttaagttttttaaGTTTGGACTTGGCTTCTTGGGCTTAGAGTTAGAATTGTGATGTTTAATATTGAGCTCCAATCCAacactatacattataaacatatatataaataaattattttatatattataaatatatattNTTGGATATTTAATATTGGGCTCCAATCCAacactatacattataaacatatatataaataaattattttatatattataaatatatatttataaaatataaatatatcaaattggGAGTCAGAGATTAATTGGGGCCGGGGTTGGGGCGAGGATACAATCCCCGTCCCCAAATGGGCTCTCAAACAATCCCTAAAATataataagtttaaaatatattggcaaaatgatattttaatcgaaatgttaaaattaaataaaaaagaagaaaaaaaattaatggaacTGCCAAATGCAATGCATGTGAGGGAGAGTCAAGTATTTGCTAGAAACCAAATAAAACAcaattttagttaaaatatgaaaaaacaaAGCCAAAAGGAAA
This genomic window from Benincasa hispida cultivar B227 chromosome 4, ASM972705v1, whole genome shotgun sequence contains:
- the LOC120075536 gene encoding protein IQ-DOMAIN 32-like, encoding MGRSRSCFQVITCGSDSKDEDDIDVLESKESKDKRGWSFRKRSSQHRVLNNTVVAETPPVEKENLETATFDFQSSANSTVPEKPTIIHFTNEETHVPDIENPKGSDKVDVASENESKVDSEVAESTVIIIQAGVRGLLAQNELIKLKNVVKVQAAVRGFLVRRHAVGTLRCAQAIVKMQAIVRARHAHLSPEELSPDKMHKKNEKENPGSKTVVKGEMTKSQSNMRYISIEKLLSNSFARQLLESTPRNKPIKIKCVPSKNDSAWKWLERWMSVSSLDVLEPKKEELVPDQMEEETEELKKEESEDTEQLKREIVESHVEDQIDSKPLSETEDLNSSTIKSVSPSESEDLISYDANNLQSQTSRSPSSLVKDNLEQPLPETARTPEAEEISTKVSSVQHPKVQMDSVGLQTESNSSSDKPPMDMEQVNPLKRLAPEQLENEGKKFGSRKVKNPSFINAQAKFEQLSLAPDSIGTISSMHQDDGTEPHLETISSTSDTVPRMKEPSADKNIVLPASRITQVGGSECGTELSISSTLDSPDISEAGAADSHTNDVSKKGVEDPSSDLSAEVEIEASTTPMQNDIQLLVDQPEEASEANGHSITSVAVVDPAPSESKLERSSSDQDKEQEADTVHDHLTYKSSPEASPRSHLTVPESQGTPSSQVSIKAKRDKTDKTVSFQKQNSPSAGKKSPSSLNRNSGTRSSTDNSYKDQKTGKRRNSFEARQENVEKELKESSSSSSLPHFMQATQSARAKAHSTNSPRSSPDVQDGEYIKKRHSLPADGRQGSPRIQQPTSRTQQGAKGNEKMWRR